The Bos javanicus breed banteng chromosome 18, ARS-OSU_banteng_1.0, whole genome shotgun sequence genome has a segment encoding these proteins:
- the CALM3 gene encoding calmodulin-3 — MADQLTEEQIAEFKEAFSLFDKDGDGTITTKELGTVMRSLGQNPTEAELQDMINEVDADGNGTIDFPEFLTMMARKMKDTDSEEEIREAFRVFDKDGNGYISAAELRHVMTNLGEKLTDEEVDEMIREADIDGDGQVNYEEFVQMMTAK, encoded by the exons ATG GCTGACCAGCTGACCGAGGAGCAGATCGCAG AGTTCAAGGAGGCCTTCTCCCTCTTCGACAAAGACGGGGACGGCACCATCACCACCAAGGAGCTGGGGACAGTGATGAGGTCTCTGGGACAGAACCCCACTGAAGCCGAGCTGCAGGACATGATCAACGAGGTGGACGCAGATG GGAACGGGACCATTGACTTCCCCGAGTTCCTGACCATGATGGCCAGAAAGATGAAGGACACGGACAGCGAGGAGGAGATCCGAGAGGCCTTCCGTGTCTTTGACAAG GACGGCAACGGGTACATCAGCGCCGCAGAGCTGCGCCACGTCATGACGAACCTGGGCGAGAAGCTGACCGACGAGGAGGTGGACGAGATGATCAGGGAGGCCGACATTGACGGGGACGGCCAGGTCAATTATGAAG AGTTtgtacagatgatgactgcaaagTGA